DNA from Pelobacter propionicus DSM 2379:
TCGCCTACATCAGGGACCTGATCCAGAAGAATATCTCCTATCCGGCGCGGGCGCGGAAATTCGGCTGGGCCGGCAAGGTGGTGGTGACCTTCATCATCCACGAATCCGGAAAAGTCAGTAACGAGCGGGTAGTCGCCAGTTCCGGCCATAACCTTCTGGACAATAACGTGATCGACACCATCAGGGATGTGTCCCCCTTCCCCAGGCCGCCGGTCAAGGCCGAACTGCGCATCCCCATCGTCTACCGGCTGGATTGAAATGCAAGAGCCGTTCGCACCTCATGCGGATTCTCGAATCGCACACATTTTACGAAAGGAATCAACCAATGCAGATGGACGTGAATTCATTCGATCAGCTGGCCCGGGAGGTGTTCGCTCCGGTCTATCCCGTTATTGCCTCCCAGGTTGTTCAACACACCGGCATCACCGAAGGGGTCTGCCTGGATATGGGCTGTGGCGGCGGCTACCTGGGGCTCGCCCTGGCGCGCGTCACCGACCTTCGTTTCCATTTTCTGGACCAGTCCCGGGAGATGCTGGAGATCGTACGGGCCAATCTGGCGGCCAACGGCCTGGAAAACAGGGGGGATGTTCTGGAGGGGAATGCGGAGTCAATCCCGCTTCCCGACCGCTCGGTCAACCTGGTCATCAGCCGCGGCTCGCTCTTCTTCTGGGACCGGGTACCGGCGTTCCGGGAGATATACCGGGTTCTGGCTCCCGGCGGCATGAGCTATATCGGCGGCGGCTTCGGATCGCCCGAGCTGAAGGACGAGATCACCCGGCGCATGGAGGCCAGGTCAGGGGATAACGGC
Protein-coding regions in this window:
- a CDS encoding class I SAM-dependent methyltransferase produces the protein MQMDVNSFDQLAREVFAPVYPVIASQVVQHTGITEGVCLDMGCGGGYLGLALARVTDLRFHFLDQSREMLEIVRANLAANGLENRGDVLEGNAESIPLPDRSVNLVISRGSLFFWDRVPAFREIYRVLAPGGMSYIGGGFGSPELKDEITRRMEARSGDNGQWREKVARNLGPQAPRAFEDELRCAGIPDFRVEQSEAAGLWIIVRK